The sequence CTTCCTCCAGAGAAACTGGCATCCGTCAAAGGTCATCCTCGGGTCGTCGGGCTCCCTCTTCCTCGGGTATCTCCTGGGGGTCATCACTGTCATCGGCGGCGCCAAGATCGGCACCGCGTTTCTTGTGCTGGCGGTACCCATCCTCGACGTTGCATGGGTCATGTACCGACGCGTGGCCAGCGGGCGCTCCCCATTTCGGGGCGGCGATGGCCAGCACCTGCCGCACCGCCTCCGCGTTCTCGGACTGTCGGACCGGCGCATTGTCCTTCTCGTCTACGCTGTCTGCGCCCTGATCGGCGCCGCGGTCTTGGCGATGCACTCGATCCTGCCGACCATACAGAAGGCGTACCTTGCCGCCGTCGTCGTGGCGGGCGTATCAGCAATGCTCGTCCTGGTCGGGCGAGCCACCGCGCGCCTGGGAAGCTCGCCTGATCCGACCGCACCGATCACCCATCGGCGCGAGCCGTGAGCGATGGTTGGTGTTTCGCTAGTGCCGGAAGTGCCGTTGATGCGTGAAGATCATGGCCATGTGGGCCCGGTTGGCTGCCTCGATCACCTGCTGGTCGCGGATCGAGCCGCCCGGCTGGATAACTGCCGTCACGCCGGCCTCTGCTGCGCGTTCCACCCCATCTGGGAAGGGAAAGAAGGCATCCGAAGCCATGACGGACCCTGCCGCGCGCTCGCCAGCCTTCCTACACGCGATGTCCACGCTGTCCACCCGGCTCATCTGCCCCGCGCCAACGCCCACGAGGGCGAGCTTCTTGGCCAGAACGATGGCATTCGAGCGCACGTGCTTGACGGCCCGCCAAGCGAAGAGCAGGCCCGTCAACTCTTCCAACGTCGGGTTGCGGGTCGTCACCACGTCGCGGTTGATGGCGCCTTCGGGGATCGTGTCGCGCGTCTGGATGAGAAAGCCGCCGGATACCCGCTTGAAGTCGAGGTCGACCGGTTCCCCCGGCCCTGGGCGATAGTTCGGCGGCTGGGCGCCGGTTCGCATGACCCGAAGGTCCCGCTTCTTCTTTAAGATCGCCAGCGCATCTTCCGTGTAGCCCGGCGCGATGATGTCCTCGAAGAACACCGGCGCGATCTCGCTGGCGGTATCCTTGTCCACTTCGCGGTTGAGGCCTACGGCGCCACCGAAGGCCGACTGTGGATCGCATTCCAGCGCGCGCTTGAACGCTTCGACGAGGTCTGTATCGCACGCCAGGCCGCACGGATTGCCGTGCTTGATGATCACGACCGTGGGGGCCGCGAAGTCGGTCACCACGCCCCAGGCGGCGTCCACGTCGAGGGTGTTGTTGTACGACAGAGGGATCCCATGGAGCTGCTCGGCCGAGCCGACCCCGAGCTCGAGGCTGCGCGTCGAAAGGTCTCGATAGAATGCCGCGAGCTGATGCGGATTCTCTCCGTACCGGAGGCCGGCGACCTTCTGCAGCGCGATGGAGAACTCGTCCGGGAATAGCTCGTCATATGGGCGCAGATACGTCGCGATGCACGTGTCGTACACGGCGCAGTGCTGAAACGCCTTCGCGGCGAGCCGCTGACGCGTGTCCACGGATACGCCCGCC is a genomic window of Chloroflexota bacterium containing:
- the purH gene encoding bifunctional phosphoribosylaminoimidazolecarboxamide formyltransferase/IMP cyclohydrolase; translated protein: MRALISVYNKNGLVDFARGLLELGVELFSTGGTEELLRGAGLAVRSVQDLTDFPELLGGRVKTLHPAVHAPILARRDEPADLQELADRGFAPIDIVVCNLYPFIQTIQAPGTTREAALESIDIGGVALLRAAAKNFRDVLPVCNPEDYPSVMDGLRRPAGVSVDTRQRLAAKAFQHCAVYDTCIATYLRPYDELFPDEFSIALQKVAGLRYGENPHQLAAFYRDLSTRSLELGVGSAEQLHGIPLSYNNTLDVDAAWGVVTDFAAPTVVIIKHGNPCGLACDTDLVEAFKRALECDPQSAFGGAVGLNREVDKDTASEIAPVFFEDIIAPGYTEDALAILKKKRDLRVMRTGAQPPNYRPGPGEPVDLDFKRVSGGFLIQTRDTIPEGAINRDVVTTRNPTLEELTGLLFAWRAVKHVRSNAIVLAKKLALVGVGAGQMSRVDSVDIACRKAGERAAGSVMASDAFFPFPDGVERAAEAGVTAVIQPGGSIRDQQVIEAANRAHMAMIFTHQRHFRH